GAGCAATCGATCGATTGCGGCTTCGATAATCTGTCACGTATTCACATCTCGGTTTCGACCGGTCAGTAGCGTTTCACTTGCTAATTAGAAACTCGGAATCGAGTTCTTTTCTCGGAACCGACAGTAGCCCGCGACGAGAGCGTCATTCAATTATTTGGAACGATGATGATGAATTTTCGAACGAAACCGACGGGATCGAACTGGCGCGCGCATCCCTCGCGGGCGAACACCCGGTCGTCTCCGTGACATATCGAGGGATCGGTCTAGCCCCGCGTCGACCGCTTCAGCCACCGTATTTTCGATACCAAACTCGAGCGCCGATCGGCGACTCGTCCGCCTCGAGATCCAGTCTTCGCAGTACCAACTCCTGGATAGCGGCCGTGACGACGAGTTCGACCGAATCGCCGTCCTCGGTTCGCAGTTCGAAGACGCAGTGTCCGTCACGCTCATCGATGCGTTCGATCGTTCCGACCGACCACCGATCGAGATTGTGGGTCGGTTTTCGCGCGTGAATTCGATCGTGGCCCATGTTCGGACGGAAGTCGGGCAAACGGTTTAATTTGCGGTACCAATGAAGTGAGTCTGCCCGCGTTGTCCGTCAGTAATCGCCGAGAACGCCGAGCCGTCTCGCTCTGCGGGTCGCGTACTGAAAGACCGCATAGCCCAACACTACGTAGCCGCCGGCGACCGCGATCAGAAGCCCGAGTTCGGCCGGCGAGAATTCCCAGAGACGAACGCCGTCGATCATCGCCCGCTGGAGGAGCGCGCTCCCGTGAGCGAGAGGGAGAAACCGCATCCACCCGAGTTCGAACGCGGGTGCCGAAATCAGGACGATGAATCCGAACTGGAGGAGATTCAGCCAGTTCCCGATCTGCTTGTAGAGCACGGTGACGCCGCCGGCAGCCAGACCGAGTCCGAGCACTGAAACGATGCTGAGCGTCGCGACAACGACGATCGTGAACAGGTTCAGTTCGAGCGTCGTCCCTGTGATCAGGATCATCGCGACCAGAATCACCGTCGAGGTGATGAACGTCCGAACGATCTTCGCGACGCCTTTCAGCAGCGCGACGGGCGCGAACCCGAACGGCGTCATCACGTGGCGCTCGAGAGTCCCCCACTGCACCTCGCTCGCAATATCGTTCGAGATGGCGGAGTACGCCCCCACCGACAGCGTCCACAGGAAGTAGCCGACGATGATCCCTTCGATCGAGTCGGTGAGCGCCTGCCCGGCGACCATCTGCCCGCCGTAAAAGAGCACCCCGAAAAAGAACAGGGAGATGACGATCCCACCGATAGCGTTCGCCGGATAGCGCACGAAAATCAGAAACTCGCGGTAGAGCACGGCCCGTGCGAGGTGATAGTAGCCGGCCGTCCGCGGCGTCGGCTCCTCCTCGTGCAGTCGCGAACTCATCGTCCCCTCCGTTCAACTGTCGTCAAATCGACAAACACGTCCTCGAGGTCGGGTTCGATCGTCCGGACTCGCTCGAGCGTCACGTCCGCGGCGCGGAGCGTGTCCAACAACTCGTAGAGGCCGTCGCTATCCGTCGTCACTTCGATCAGGTTGCCGCGGTCGCGCGGCTCGACGTGAATCGCGTCGAATCGGCCCTCGAGTCGCGACACGATCGCCGCGTCGAGATCCCGACTCGCGATCTGCACGCGGTGTCGATCTGTCCCGTCCAGCAGCGCCGCCACGGTGTCGTCGGCGACGACCGCTCCGTCGGACATGATGAGGACCCGGTCACAGACCGTCTCGACGACGTCCATGTCGTGACTACTGAGGATAACGGTGAGGTCCTCTTCCTCGACGAGCCGTCGCAACTCCCGCTGGAGGGTTCGAGAGCTCTCGATGTCCAGTCCCAGCGTCGGTTCGTCGAGAAAGACGACCGCCGCTCCCCCGGCGAGAACGCTCGCCAACGATACTTTCTGTTTCATTCCGCGTGATAGCTCGCGGACGGGAACGTCCGCTTTTGCCTCGAGTCCCAACTGCGTCAGGAGCCGATCGTGACGGTCGCTCACCGAATCCGGATCGACGCCGCTGATCGTCGCGAAGTACCGAAGGTTTTCTCGAACGGTCAGCCGCCAGTAATCGTTCCGCGCACCCTCGAGCATCGCATCGACGGACGCGTACGCCTCTCGAGGCCGATCGTAGACGTCGATACCCCGTATCCGAACGGCCCCCGCGTCCGGCAGAACCATCCCGAGAATCGACTTGATGAGCGTCGTCTTCCCGGCCCCGTTCGGACCGAGCAATCCCACTATCGATCCGGTTTCGATCTCGAAGGAAACGTCGTCCACGGCGGTCACTGCCGCTGTTCCGTCACCGAACCGTTTGCGCAGTCCGGTCACGGAAACGGCGACATCACAACCATCTGCTTTCGCAGTCACGGTCCCGGCAGAGACATCGCCCTTCGTGACGGGGGCAGCATCGGTCGGCGAGCGCCCAGCGGATTCCACGGTAACTCTCCCACCGGGTGGGGGGCCAGCGACTTCCCCGTTCGTCGATCGGTCGTTGTCTCGCGCGGTCACAGTACCGTTTTAAGTGTGGTAGCTACAAAAACGCGAGGCCAACGGGAGTTCGATACTGATCCGAGGCTGCAACCGTCTCACTCGACAAAACGGGGCTGCGGACCTACGCGCCGCTGCGGGAACGAAGCGGTCTGCAGCACGTCCGTCGATCCAGCGCCACGTTTTTACGAACCAGTCGTGTCGAGGGCACTGTGGGACGCTATCAACCTGGGCAGCACGACTCGTTTATTAGCTGTGATACGCCTCGTTGCGGGGCGAGCAACGCACCAGAAGGATCTCCAGAGTACGACACCGACTGCTGGCGGTGTGGAGAACCGCTGGGTGGGAAACCCGAACCAGGTGATACCGTTCACGTCGACATCGTCGACGAGAAAGCCGACGGGACGCTCGTCTGCAAAACGGAGAGCGGATTCGTCCTCTTTCTCGAGGCGGATATCGCGGCGATCGAAGCGACGGTTCGAGTAACCTCCGTCGACGAGACGTACGGTGAGGCGGAACTCGTCGAAACGGGATCGTAGCTGGGACGGCGTTGCTGTGCGTATCGGTCTCAAAGGGGTGCTCGATTGGGGACTCGAACACGCGAAGTGTTCGCTACTGCTCGTGGTTCTCTAATTCAAATCCCGGAGCGTCCGCTTTTTGCTCACTACGTTCGCAAAAATGCTCCGTCAGGGATTCGAACCCTAGTCATTGCCGTGAGAGGGTAGATCTCGCCTAACTGATAATTCCCTGCCCTCTCAATTACCCGTCCGCTGAGACCATGATTTTCGGCCGTGTGAGCGATGCTACGGTCCGGAGACTTAAAAGGAACCCAGTTAATTGCCTTAGTGGGACGCCGGGTCTATCCTAACGATTTTCGACCCGATTGGGCATACCCAGATGAGTACTTGAAGTGGGCAAATAGAGGCACCAAACCAGGATCGGCGGATTCGGGATTCTTTATGTTACCCCCGTTTCTATTCGTGGGATACGCTCATTCCAATAAAGATTGCCTCATTCTCTTTATTAGCGAATTCAGAAATCATCAAACCGGTATTATTCCGCCACACAATTGATAGTATAATAGGTTTGCTGTAGCCGGCAGCTGAGAATGCAACCCGGGATATATCTGTCTCTATGTTGAGGGGATTGGAATCGAATCGGTGTTTATCGCTACACTCCAGATTACAAATACCTGTATCATATCTGTGTACCATGAACCGAGTACGCGCTAGTGATCCTCGTCAGTGTACCATAGTACTGTGCTATGTATATGCACCAAGCGCAGATACTCCTTCTCAAGAGCGTCTTCAGCAGGAGTTTACGAATAAACGGCTCTGTTGAAACCCTCAGTAGATGATAAGATTGGACTGCTGAATACAGAGGGTGGGCCTTGTATAGACGCTCAAACGTTAGCAGTGTATAGCTGATCGAACTCTTGTCGCTGTGCTAGTAGCTCGGGGAAAATACCACATCTACTAGGAAGTGAAGCGGGACGGGTTCGTTGTGCACACGAAGACCTCCCGCTTCACAGAGAGGGTTGTGTCGCTCGCCCAAAAAGCCGTCGTTGGCCCGCCAGCTCCGGCCTACCGCCCGGGAGAAGAAGGCTACGCTGACTGGGTGATTCTCGCCGTTCAGGGATTGAAAGAGTATCTCGGCCATCCGTACCGGAAGCTGATGGACGTCCTCCGTGAGATGCCGAGAGTTACGGAATCACTCGGATTGACGCCTGAAACGGTTCCACACTTCTCGACGGTGTGTACGCGAAAACAAGCGATTCCAATGAAGCGGTGGCGAGCGATCCTCGATCAGTCCGTCGAACTGTATGATCTTGGAGATGTACAGGCGATCGACGCAACCGGTGTCGATCGCGTCCAGGCCAGCCAGCACTACGCAAAACGGACGGACTACACGTTCGAGGCGGTGAAGACGACGCTGCTCATCGATTGTGAAACCAGTGCGATTCTCGATATACACTGTTCGATGAAACAACCGCACGATACACAGGTCGGTTGGCAGGTGTTAGTGCGGAATCTCGACGAGTTGGCGACTGTCGCTGCCGATAAGGGCTACGACTGGGAAGAACTTCGCACGAGATTGCGTGCGGAAAGTATCACACCGCTGATTCCGCAGCGAGATCCTGGAATGCGGGGATGGGCGAGAAATTTGCTCATCAAGGATCGGGCGTATCACCAGCGTTCGAACGCTGAATCAGTGTTTTTTGGGCTCCGGCGCAGATACGGCGATACGCTCTGGTCGAGAACCTGGTTCGGCCAATTACGTGAACTTGTCATGAAATCCGCCGTCCGCAACATCGAACGCGCAATAGAGGACTCACACCCGTGAAATCACGCGTTCAAACAAGGCCCAGAGGGTGGGTGAAGCACACCACTCTAATTTATTTCGATTTAAAGTGGATAAATAATAGGTCCACTACACGTATCTATGTAGCAGAAGAAAGAATTGTAAGTGATAAGTGAGAGACTGCGGATATGAGTGGACCGACACCAGACCGTTGCGGATACACGTGGCCCGAAAAACACGAAATTGATGACAGCCCGCATCACCAGAACTGTTGCTGGCGACAGACCGTATATGGAGAAGACCACTGTGTATGGCATTCTGACACAGAAAAAGTCACGAAATTAGTTGAGGAGTTGCAAGGAACGAGAGCCCGGCCAGAAATCCGTGACCTGAATTTTATTAAAACTGGTAAAACCCCATCCCCATCTTACGATAAAGTTCTGTCTGAAACCCTTGACGGGGTAAAGTTATCTGCCGTAGAGTTGGGCAATAAAATTGATTTTGAGAAAGTTACGCTACGTGACGCTGACCTATCGGACGCGGATCTTAGAGAGGCCAATCTATCAGGCGCGGATCTTAGTGATGCTGACCTATCAGGCGCGGATCTCAGAAAGGCCGACCTGTCGGGCGCAAACCTCAAGAAGACCGACTTAGCGGGAGCAAACCTGTTTGAGACCGACCTCTCAGACGCAAACCTCTTTGAGGCCAAACTCTCGGATGCAG
Above is a window of Natronorubrum tibetense GA33 DNA encoding:
- a CDS encoding ABC transporter ATP-binding protein, which produces MTARDNDRSTNGEVAGPPPGGRVTVESAGRSPTDAAPVTKGDVSAGTVTAKADGCDVAVSVTGLRKRFGDGTAAVTAVDDVSFEIETGSIVGLLGPNGAGKTTLIKSILGMVLPDAGAVRIRGIDVYDRPREAYASVDAMLEGARNDYWRLTVRENLRYFATISGVDPDSVSDRHDRLLTQLGLEAKADVPVRELSRGMKQKVSLASVLAGGAAVVFLDEPTLGLDIESSRTLQRELRRLVEEEDLTVILSSHDMDVVETVCDRVLIMSDGAVVADDTVAALLDGTDRHRVQIASRDLDAAIVSRLEGRFDAIHVEPRDRGNLIEVTTDSDGLYELLDTLRAADVTLERVRTIEPDLEDVFVDLTTVERRGR
- a CDS encoding ABC transporter permease; the encoded protein is MSSRLHEEEPTPRTAGYYHLARAVLYREFLIFVRYPANAIGGIVISLFFFGVLFYGGQMVAGQALTDSIEGIIVGYFLWTLSVGAYSAISNDIASEVQWGTLERHVMTPFGFAPVALLKGVAKIVRTFITSTVILVAMILITGTTLELNLFTIVVVATLSIVSVLGLGLAAGGVTVLYKQIGNWLNLLQFGFIVLISAPAFELGWMRFLPLAHGSALLQRAMIDGVRLWEFSPAELGLLIAVAGGYVVLGYAVFQYATRRARRLGVLGDY
- a CDS encoding TRAM domain-containing protein is translated as MGRYQPGQHDSFISCDTPRCGASNAPEGSPEYDTDCWRCGEPLGGKPEPGDTVHVDIVDEKADGTLVCKTESGFVLFLEADIAAIEATVRVTSVDETYGEAELVETGS
- a CDS encoding IS5 family transposase; the encoded protein is MKRDGFVVHTKTSRFTERVVSLAQKAVVGPPAPAYRPGEEGYADWVILAVQGLKEYLGHPYRKLMDVLREMPRVTESLGLTPETVPHFSTVCTRKQAIPMKRWRAILDQSVELYDLGDVQAIDATGVDRVQASQHYAKRTDYTFEAVKTTLLIDCETSAILDIHCSMKQPHDTQVGWQVLVRNLDELATVAADKGYDWEELRTRLRAESITPLIPQRDPGMRGWARNLLIKDRAYHQRSNAESVFFGLRRRYGDTLWSRTWFGQLRELVMKSAVRNIERAIEDSHP
- a CDS encoding DUF7861 family protein; the protein is MGHDRIHARKPTHNLDRWSVGTIERIDERDGHCVFELRTEDGDSVELVVTAAIQELVLRRLDLEADESPIGARVWYRKYGG